From the genome of Abditibacteriaceae bacterium, one region includes:
- a CDS encoding DUF6785 family protein yields the protein MSVVPSTQEAEPEVRGGGVTARVVVLCLALAVFFGFVIPLIDVGLANTFLGAAHLPPGSIAVLLVLLLVINPLLKLFSERLKFSRNEMLTIYITTLFSCLVPGHGSESFFVSSLIGPYYFANASNKWMGFLTEHVAPWMTPALTEAGYNKEVVEGWYTGTKGVVPWAAWLGPLMAWGSLVFASYTMLGCLSVMLRAQWAEREALAFPLLRIPMELTEGSDTSLAKDRVPLLRNPLVWVGAGIAIFIQVVNGLNFYYPDFPKVALDINTGPLFTEAPWNQIGWIPMRVWPIVVGVTFLLTSEVSFSLWFFYWFMRFQLMLAFSLGFAPNAMPGLVGHLAGAKPFVGYQQIGAYIGFVAIVLWTAREHLKHVAKRAFGRAKRGEGEAQEALSYPAAFWGFILSFAFLIGWTCFAGVSPIIAFYIWTMYLVIAIGLTRVIAEGGLLFVQQGWVPMSALSQIIGSGPGTMLPASTVVPSAFIQGGLMMDMRGFIMPSFVQGFKLAHDRGIRARPLFALIFAVILISLTLGIYMNTRLGYDRGGLTLEGWFAQGGSKAPADNSQTLINGVPGVSSWNLGWVGLGAGLTYLMMVARSRFLWFPFHPIGYLVALTYPMNQLWFSIFLGWLCKVLITRFGGSDSYKKVTPAFLGLVLGEVLAMLFWLLIDGWQGTMRHQLMPG from the coding sequence ATGTCTGTTGTTCCTTCGACTCAAGAAGCTGAACCCGAAGTCCGGGGCGGCGGCGTCACTGCGCGTGTCGTTGTGCTGTGTCTGGCTTTGGCGGTGTTTTTCGGTTTCGTCATTCCCCTGATTGATGTGGGGCTTGCCAACACTTTTCTGGGTGCGGCGCATTTGCCGCCCGGTTCGATTGCGGTACTGCTGGTCCTGCTGCTCGTTATCAACCCGTTGCTAAAGTTATTCTCGGAGCGTCTCAAGTTTTCGCGCAACGAGATGCTCACGATTTACATCACGACGCTGTTTTCGTGTCTTGTTCCCGGGCACGGCTCCGAATCGTTTTTCGTGAGCAGCCTTATTGGTCCTTACTACTTTGCTAACGCATCCAACAAGTGGATGGGCTTTTTAACCGAACATGTTGCGCCGTGGATGACACCGGCGCTGACGGAAGCCGGTTACAACAAAGAAGTTGTCGAAGGCTGGTACACGGGAACCAAGGGCGTTGTGCCGTGGGCTGCGTGGCTTGGGCCCTTAATGGCGTGGGGCAGTCTGGTCTTTGCATCTTATACGATGCTAGGCTGCCTTTCGGTTATGCTGCGCGCGCAGTGGGCCGAACGCGAAGCGCTTGCGTTTCCGCTGTTGCGTATTCCTATGGAATTAACGGAAGGAAGCGACACTTCTCTCGCTAAAGACCGAGTTCCATTGCTTCGTAACCCGCTGGTCTGGGTTGGCGCAGGCATCGCGATTTTTATTCAGGTGGTCAACGGGCTTAACTTCTATTACCCCGATTTTCCCAAAGTCGCGCTTGATATCAATACTGGCCCGCTTTTCACTGAAGCACCGTGGAATCAGATCGGCTGGATACCGATGCGCGTCTGGCCAATCGTCGTCGGCGTCACGTTCCTGTTGACGTCGGAAGTCTCGTTCTCTCTCTGGTTCTTCTACTGGTTCATGCGGTTCCAGTTAATGCTCGCATTTAGTTTGGGCTTCGCCCCCAATGCGATGCCGGGTCTGGTCGGCCATTTGGCCGGTGCGAAACCATTTGTTGGCTATCAGCAAATTGGTGCGTATATCGGATTTGTCGCCATTGTGCTGTGGACAGCTCGCGAACATCTTAAGCACGTTGCGAAACGGGCATTTGGTCGTGCTAAGCGCGGTGAAGGCGAAGCGCAGGAAGCTTTGTCGTATCCGGCAGCATTCTGGGGCTTTATTCTTTCGTTTGCGTTCCTCATTGGCTGGACATGTTTTGCCGGTGTCTCGCCGATTATCGCGTTCTACATCTGGACGATGTATCTGGTTATTGCGATTGGACTCACGCGTGTTATTGCCGAAGGCGGATTGCTCTTCGTGCAGCAAGGCTGGGTCCCAATGAGCGCGCTGTCGCAAATCATTGGTTCAGGGCCGGGAACAATGCTTCCAGCCTCCACTGTTGTGCCCAGTGCGTTTATTCAAGGCGGGCTCATGATGGACATGCGCGGCTTTATCATGCCGAGCTTTGTTCAAGGCTTTAAGCTGGCGCATGATCGTGGAATTCGCGCCCGTCCTTTATTTGCCCTGATTTTTGCGGTTATTCTTATCTCGCTGACGCTGGGCATTTATATGAACACGCGTCTGGGCTATGATCGTGGCGGCCTGACATTGGAAGGCTGGTTTGCACAAGGCGGCTCAAAGGCCCCGGCAGACAACTCGCAGACCTTGATAAACGGCGTTCCCGGCGTTAGCTCATGGAACCTAGGCTGGGTCGGTTTGGGAGCGGGGCTTACTTACCTGATGATGGTCGCACGCTCGCGATTCCTCTGGTTCCCATTCCACCCGATTGGCTATTTGGTGGCGCTGACTTATCCAATGAACCAGCTTTGGTTCTCGATTTTCCTCGGTTGGTTGTGCAAAGTTCTCATCACGCGCTTCGGTGGCTCCGATAGCTACAAGAAAGTGACGCCAGCGTTCTTGGGACTTGTCTTGGGCGAAGTGTTGGCCATGCTCTTCTGGCTTCTCATCGACGGCTGGCAGGGCACGATGCGTCACCAGCTAATGCCTGGTTAA
- a CDS encoding ferritin-like domain-containing protein — MKNILNDVDEANEQRPLSRRNALRNAGLMLGSAVVGGSFLSRAGAQTSAGQPSRGDILTQPPVGTVDGEGMSMARAAFGDLVMPRTDVEILNFALILEYLEADYYARAIAAHERRPYLKRRVPEIATKLRDDENAHVVAIQERIRELGAAPVARPQFQFPAETFISEVAFLDLAATFEQNGVGAYLDAAPKLKSGPVLRFAASIYGVEARHTSMIRMASGRLAAPSALETPLSALEVATRSAPFILPSAM; from the coding sequence ATGAAAAATATACTCAACGATGTGGACGAGGCTAACGAGCAGCGTCCTTTGTCACGACGGAACGCTTTGCGTAACGCAGGTCTTATGCTTGGTAGCGCTGTCGTTGGCGGCAGTTTCCTGTCGCGTGCCGGAGCACAAACCAGCGCCGGTCAGCCATCGCGAGGCGATATTTTGACTCAGCCGCCGGTCGGCACAGTCGATGGCGAAGGGATGTCGATGGCTCGTGCCGCGTTTGGCGACTTGGTAATGCCGCGCACCGATGTCGAAATTCTCAACTTTGCACTAATTCTGGAATATCTCGAAGCCGATTATTATGCCCGCGCGATTGCGGCGCACGAGCGCCGTCCTTATTTGAAGCGCCGCGTGCCTGAAATCGCCACCAAATTGCGCGACGACGAAAACGCCCACGTCGTTGCGATTCAGGAACGCATTCGTGAATTGGGTGCGGCACCTGTTGCACGTCCGCAGTTCCAGTTTCCCGCCGAGACATTTATTTCGGAAGTCGCGTTTCTCGATTTGGCTGCGACCTTTGAACAGAATGGCGTTGGTGCCTATCTTGATGCGGCCCCGAAGCTGAAAAGCGGCCCTGTATTGCGCTTCGCGGCATCAATTTACGGTGTTGAGGCGCGTCATACCAGCATGATTCGCATGGCGAGTGGACGTCTTGCCGCTCCCAGCGCACTTGAAACGCCGCTTTCTGCGCTCGAAGTCGCCACCCGTTCGGCACCGTTTATCCTGCCATCGGCGATGTAA